The Anastrepha ludens isolate Willacy chromosome 2, idAnaLude1.1, whole genome shotgun sequence genome contains a region encoding:
- the LOC128856875 gene encoding tubulin polyglutamylase TTLL13, translating to MNLKNSKFFRRIQELRRLSKEKLRKEKNRGMRVDFELERILKERNGNCVCMTQLDKSNDDEMKGQNEYSNESEIIEKSESISDGLIQLNNVCFRLKCVNSLKSSPAIRDEVPVMPKIKGTICVSNSRFSMIGRVSKTLGFKLVKESNLWHILWMDSLPGVELYKSMKRFQQINHYPGMMEICRKDLLSRNLNRMLKLFPREYKIFPKTWIFPADYGDALNYASNNSKHKQRTFIIKPDSGAMGRGIWLTNDLKPINPSDRMICQTYINKPLLIDGYKFDLRVYTLITSVDPLRIFVYNEGLARFATNKYVEPTSENSSDLFMHLTNYSVNKRSSQYDLCDNDDCGSKRKFSAINNWLRRHNYEVDGFWGKIDDIIIKTVLSAWPMLKHNYHACFPAHDKIQACFEILGFDILVDSKMKPYVLEVNHSPSYHTHELVDRQVKKALIRDTLLMVSTPLANKKEILREDRKRIKERLLKLKQCDTILNTQRQSPITSNNTALEGVSNSETTAVGVPPPQEEPPQDAGLSALSQQIAWEESHLGDFRRIMPPQDPDRLNYYCQFFALQNQASIYSETAASKKREEVAKKMRLEIEEKRQRQLEIISRQRRRIKLEERRRKRTPIPRAISERNRLTRFRVQENWTPGFISEAEERLRRTWMQMRSEILRNNKIVQVIYKDFYDGGNLTNADIITYSELYRCLERGVDIMSEN from the exons atgaatttgaaaaattccaaattctTCAGGCGTATTCAGGAGTTGCGTCGTCTCTCTAAGGAGAAATTGCGCAAAGAGAAAAATCGCGGAATGCGCGTCGATTTCGAGTTGGAGAGGATCTTGAAGGAGCGAAACGGTAATTGTGTGTGCATGACGCAGCTTGATAAGAGTAACGACGACGAGATGAAGGGGCAGAATGAATATTCTAATGAAAGCGAAATCATTGAGAAAAGTGAAAGCATATCCGATGGCTTAATCCAATTGAATAATGTGTGCTTCCGTTTGAAATGTGTGAATTCGCTAAAATCATCACCGGCAATACGAGATGAGGTGCCAGTTATGCC taaaatcaaaGGCACCATTTGTGTTTCCAACTCTCGGTTTAGCATGATTGGTCGAGTGTCGAAAACGCTGGGTTTCAAACTAGTTAAAGAATCCAATCTTTGGCATATCTTGTGGATGGACTCACTGCCGGGGGTAGAATTGTACAAGAGCATGAAACGTTTCCAACAGATCAACCACTATCCAGGCATGATGGAGATATGTCGCAAAGACTTGCTCTCGCGCAATTTAAACCGAATGCTGAAATTGTTTCCAcgagaatataaaatatttccgaaAACATGGATATTTCCAGCTGA TTATGGTGATGCCTTAAATTATGCGAGCAACAATAGCAAACACAAGCAACGCACATTTATTatcaaacctgattcgggcgCGATGGGTCGTGGAATTTGGTTGACGAACGATCTGAAACCCATAAATCCTTCGGACCGTATGATTTGTCAAACTTACATTAATAAG CCCTTATTGATTGATGGCTACAAGTTCGATTTGCGCGTCTATACGCTTATCACTTCAGTCGATCCATTGCGTATCTTTGTTTACAATGAAGGCTTGGCACGCTTTGCCACCAACAAATATGTCGAGCCCACATCGGAGAACAGTTCCGATTTGTTCATGCACTTGACCAACTATTCGGTAAATAAGCGCAGCTCTCAATATGATTTATGCGACAATGACGACTGCGGCAGCAAACGCAAGTTCAGTGCCATCAACAACTGGTTGCGCAGACATAATTACGAGGTTGACGGGTTTTGGGGGAAAATCGACGATATTATAATTAAGACAGTGCTCAGCGCTTGGCCAATGCTGAAGCACAACTATCATGCCTGCTTTCCGGCACACGACAAGATCCAGGCATGTTTCGAGATTCTCGGTTTCGATATATTGGTCGATTCGAAAATGAAACCATACGTACTGGAAGTGAATCACTCGCCGAGCTATCACACGCACGAGTTGGTCGATCGGCAGGTGAAGAAAGCGCTGATACGAGATACGCTATTGATGGTTAGTACGCCTTTGGCCAACAAAAAGGAGATACTACGTGAGGATCGCAAGCGGATTAAAGAACGGCTGCTCAAATTGAAGCAATGTGACAC AATATTGAACACACAGCGACAGTCGCCAATCACAAGCAATAACACCGCATTGGAGGGTGTTAGCAACAGCGAAACAACGGCTGTCGGGGTACCGCCACCGCAAGAAGAACCGCCTCAAGATGCCGGGCTCAGTGCGCTGTCGCAACAAATTGCTTGGGAAGAGAGTCATTTAGGAGACTTTCGTCGTATTATGCCCCCTCAAGATCCTGATCGTCTCAACTACTATTGCCAATTCTTTGCGCTGCAGAATCAGGCGTCAATATACAGTGAGACTGCGGCAAGCAAGAAACGCGAAGAGGTTGCAAAGAAAATGCGTctagaaattgaagaaaaacggcaGCGCCAACTGGAAATAATCTCACGTCAGAGACGGCGTATAAAGCTTGAGGAGCGACGCCGAAAACGTACCCCCATTCCACGTGCGATATCCGAACGAAATCGACTGACGCGTTTTCGAGTGCAAGAGAATTGGACGCCTGGCTTTATATCAGAGGCAGAAGAACGCTTACGGCGCACTTGGATGCAGATGCGTAGCGAAATTTTGCGTAACAATAAAATTGTGCAAGTG ATCTACAAAGACTTCTACGATGGTGGCAATCTAACCAATGCGGATATCATTACTTATTCAGAATTATACCGTTGTTTAGAGCGCGGTGTGGATATTATGAGTGAAAACTGA
- the LOC128865787 gene encoding protein pygopus, which yields MTHHLGMAPYRLTGPAGGLCPPDFKPPPPTDIISAPSNPKKRRKTSNANSVAAAAAAAAAASAAANSMQSQAPPTPADLLPPPPMGGFGDTIVASNPFDDTPPSMSSSSMPSMNHMVGPGHFGPGGMGGPHMGMGGPHGPPPHMHPHMHPHHPGPPHPHHMGGPPMRGMSPMGMGSPMGGPGHPMGPGVGLPPHMNHGRAGGPMGSPMGAMAAMGGMSPMGGMGGPSISPHHMGMGGLSPMGGPGPGPGPGPNGPRAMGSPMGNAPVGTPVGPPGMSHGPGQGSPMNSMPMGSPMSNAMGSPLGPHPPHHQQQAQQSQSQPPPHMNNGQMGPPPMHSPLGNGPTNHSHLPGGPGPGPGPSGHGQQLGANMMGPMGVPGSGAGPGGNSPAGAGPANNSSNSNNNIANNSNNSNTNNQNHHLSPAARMGGAPSLTNGPMPPASSSATTVTSSASSISVPTSSPAPGVNPAMSPLHTLSGSGSAGPGRSPGMLNNAGTGPGPGPSPLQSPSLGGGGSSGNIGASPMGCGAGGNSTGLNMGPSSGSSSNSSNTNNNGPMSAPGSGPMGGPMQQTLNANVPMQQQQHQQQQQQQSMSHGGTASIGPGGQMQMNNNGGPGSMVLMPGHGPGSQGPNSGQGPTGMCGGPNQMLPPQQPHLGPTQQQLMNHPHHHPGPLPPHLMGGGPNAHMHGPGGMMPPHMGGPGGPNHPHPPHHMMGMHGGGSHIGHMGGVPGPGGGSGPGGMNGPPHPHGPHPHSHPHGPPHTMGGPNPNMFGPGGPMGPGGPMSGPMGPGGPMGGPMGGPMGPMGGPMGGMSGPKPMSMGTGKMYPPGQPMVFNPQNPNAPPIYPCGMCHKEVNDNDEAVFCESGCNFFFHRTCVGLTEAAFQMLKDEVYAEWCCDKCLSSKPIPMVKFKC from the exons ATGACCCACCATCTCGGTATGGCTCCATATCGTTTGACGGGTCCAGCGGGTGGGTTATGCCCACCTGATTTCAAGCCGCCGCCACCTACGGATATAATCTCAGCGCCGAGCAATCCGAAAAAGCGACGGAAAACATCTAATGCGAATTCTGTAGCTGCGGCTGCAGCTGCAGCGGCGGCGGCATCGGCAGCGGCCAATTCCATGCAATCACAAGCACCGCCCACACCTGCAGATTTGTTACCACCGCCACCAATGGGCGGTTTTGGTGATACCATCGTCGCATCAAATCCTTTTGACGACACACCGCCTAGCATGTCGAGCAGCAGCATGCCCAGCATGAATCATATGGTTGGACCAGGACATTTCGGTCCAGGCGGTATGGGCGGTCCACATATGGGTATGGGCGGTCCTCATGGCCCACCACCACACATGCATCCGCATATGCACCCACATCATCCCGGTCCACCGCATCCGCATCATATGGGTGGTCCCCCAATGCGTGGTATGAGTCCGATGGGAATGGGTAGTCCGATGGGCGGACCTGGACATCCAATGGGTCCCGGCGTTGGATTACCACCACACATGAATCATGGACGAGCTGGAGGACCCATGGGCAGTCCTATGGGTGCAATGGCAGCAATGGGAGGCATGAGCCCCATGGGAGGCATGGGAGGACCGAGCATATCACCGCATCACATGGGCATGGGCGGTTTGTCGCCTATGGGAGGTCCGGGGCCTGGCCCCGGTCCCGGACCGAACGGACCACGTGCAATGGGATCACCGATGGGTAATGCGCCTGTAGGAACGCCAGTAGGCCCACCAGGAATGTCTCATGGGCCTGGTCAGGGTTCGCCTATGAATTCAATGCCGATGGGCTCGCCTATGAGCAACGCGATGGGCAGCCCACTGGGTCCCCATCCTCCACATCATCAGCAGCAAGCGCAGCAGTCTCAATCTCAACCTCCGCCGCATATGAACAACGGTCAAATGGGTCCCCCACCTATGCACAGTCCTCTGGGTAACGGTCCGACGAATCATAGTCACTTACCGGGCGGCCCAGGACCCGGACCTGGGCCGTCAGGACATGGACAACAGCTTGGCGCCAATATGATGGGTCCCATGGGAGTACCCGGTAGCGGTGCTGGTCCAGGTGGTAACTCACCAGCTGGTGCTGGACCAGCAAATAATTCGAGTAATAGTAATAACAACATTGcgaacaatagcaacaacagcaatactaACAATCAGAACCATCATCTCTCGCCTGCAGCGCGTATGGGTGGAGCGCCGTCTCTGACAAACGGACCTATGCCACCAGCTTCCTCATCAGCAACGACAGTGACGTCATCGGCGTCGTCCATATCTGTACCCACATCTTCACCAGCGCCAGGCGTTAATCCGGCCATGTCCCCGCTACATACTTTAAGTGGGAGTGGTAGTGCAGGCCCCGGACGTAGTCCGGGTATGTTAAATAATGCAGGAACAGGACCCGGTCCAGGGCCGAGTCCATTGCAATCACCTTCATTGGGGGGTGGCGGTAGCAGTGGAAACATCGGCGCTAGTCCAATGGGCTGTGGTGCGGGTGGCAACTCAACAGGCCTCAATATGGGACCAAGCAGCGGTAGCAGTAGTAATAGCAGTAACACAAACAACAACGGGCCAATGAGCGCGCCCGGTAGTGGGCCAATGGGTGGCCCAATGCAGCAAACGTTGAATGCGAATGTTCctatgcagcagcagcagcaccaacaacaacaacagcaacagtctATGTCACACGGCGGCACCGCGAGTATAGGACCTGGTGGTCAAATGCAAATGAACAATAACGGCGGACCGGGCAGTATGGTCTTAATGCCCGGACACGGACCCGGTAGTCAAGGACCCAATTCAGGTCAAGGCCCGACGGGTATGTGCGGGGGTCCCAATCAAATGCTACCACCTCAACAACCACATCTTGGCCCGACGCAACAACAGCTAATGAATCATCCACACCACCATCCCGGTCCTCTGCCACCACATCTGATGGGCGGCGGGCCAAACGCACATATGCACGGGCCTGGAGGCATGATGCCACCACACATGGGCGGCCCTGGAGGACCGAATCATCCACACCCACCGCATCACATGATGGGAATGCATGGCGGAGGCTCGCATATAGGACATATGGGAGGAGTGCCAGGACCAGGCGGGGGTAGTGGACCTGGAGGCATGAACGGACCACCCCATCCACATGGACCTCATCCGCATTCGCATCCACACGGACCGCCACACACGATGGGTGGGCCCAATCCAAATATGTTCGGTCCTGGTGGTCCAATGGGTCCAGGCGGACCTATGAGTGGCCCGATGGGCCCAGGCGGTCCAATGGGTGGACCTATGGGCGGTCCAATGGGTCCCATGGGTGGCCCAATGGGTGGCATGAGCGGACCGAAACCGATGTCTATGGGCACTGGAAAAATGTATCCTCCTGGTCAACCGATGGTTTTTAACCCACAAAATCCAAATGCGCCACCGATCTACCCGTGTGGCATGTGCCACAAAGAAGTGAACGACAATGACGAGGCAGTATTTTGCGAATCCGGTTGTAATTTCTTCTTTCATAG GACGTGTGTGGGTCTTACGGAGGCGGCCTTCCAAATGTTGAAGGATGAAGTGTACGCGGAGTGGTGCTGTGACAAGTGTCTGTCTTCCAAGCCAATACCAATGGTGAAATTTAAGTGTTGA